The Heyndrickxia acidicola sequence GTTTCTGGCCGAGCGGCCTGTCATCAGGACATAGGGTATAATCGATCCAGGTGGGCATATAGGTTTTAAGAGTCAAATAACATCTTTTCATATGGAAGGGAGCACTGACCGCTAAGATTCTTTTTACTGTATGCAGCCCTAGCTTTTTTTGCAAAACATATGCTGAACCAATGACATTTTCCGTTGTATTATCCGCTTCGAGCTCCATAAGGATCTTATCTTCGGGAACCCCCATTTTAATCAAATGATTTCTCATCCAGACTGCTTCAGCAGTCGCCCCCTCTGGCCATCGATTTGCGGAACCTGAAACCAGTATGACGGGAGCCCTTTTATCGAAATATAATTGAGCCGCTTTTTTCACCCTATGTAAACTCCTATTTCCAAATACAAGAATGCAATCACCCTCCTGTCCATCATCTTCCATGCCTTCAAAAATAAATTGGGTGATTTGCTCTTTGGTCAATTCCTCTATCTTCAATTGTGAAATGAACATAAATCCTCCTCCAGGCAGTAAACATACCCTGTTCCATAAGGATTTTAAAAAGGCACTCGCTTCATCTTGTCTCTTAAGACTAATTAACTTTCACGTCTCTGCACTCTATTTTTGTAACAATTGTTCTTTCAGCGAGCGTTTTCACTCTGTAAGTTAGACTAGAGTCTGTTTTTCCATAATCTTTTCATGGAGATCAACTCTTTACCCTTGAAGCTTAATTTATAAATATCCGGCATATCAAGTGCTCTCCAAAAAGGGAGCCCGATCTTTCCATCAAAGAAATTCATCGTTAAGACCATGATATTGCCATGTGTGCCAATTACAACGTTTTTCCCTTCATAGTCTTTTAAAACCTGCAAGGCAGCGTTACCCCCTCTTTCTCGTGCAGCGTTATTTGACTCACCCCCCGAAAAAGAAAAACTCTCATCCTC is a genomic window containing:
- a CDS encoding YdcF family protein, translating into MFISQLKIEELTKEQITQFIFEGMEDDGQEGDCILVFGNRSLHRVKKAAQLYFDKRAPVILVSGSANRWPEGATAEAVWMRNHLIKMGVPEDKILMELEADNTTENVIGSAYVLQKKLGLHTVKRILAVSAPFHMKRCYLTLKTYMPTWIDYTLCPDDRPLGQKHNWQDDLQTEQLILKEMHSIIQYTKRGILLDREIDL